A part of Paenibacillus sp. IHBB 10380 genomic DNA contains:
- a CDS encoding matrixin family metalloprotease, which yields MLGPDQQKETTAHEMGHALGLSHEDNVPAIMITSGWS from the coding sequence ATATTAGGTCCAGACCAACAAAAGGAAACTACTGCTCACGAAATGGGACATGCGTTAGGGTTGAGTCACGAAGATAATGTCCCAGCTATAATGATCACTTCAGGATGGTCATAG
- a CDS encoding alpha-mannosidase — MTNKRTAHIISHTHWDREWYLPYEKHHVRLVQLVDALLDKLDGDSEFKSFYLDGQTIILEDYLQVRPENKERLEKYITEGRLLIGPWYILQDAFLTSGEANVRNMQIGHQDAKRYGEISKIGYFPDTFGLVGQTPQLMLQSGITNAFFGRGVKPTGFNNMVSDSGYESSFSELIWEGPDGSKVLGILFANWYSNGNEVPVDEAEARQFWERKLADAEKYASTGELLFMNGCDHQPVQLDLPEAIETARKLYPDIEFIHSNFPDYLKATEDAMDRGNLSSVKGELRSQRTDGWGTLVNTASARVYLKQMNQEGQALLEKVAEPLASFAHLLGQDYPHHLFTYAWKTLMQNHPHDSICGCSVDEVHREMVTRFAKSRHVAETIVDDSKRVIAEAVDTSAFTAFGEDVLPLVVMNTTGWDRSGTVTVELDAARLYLREGYTLEETARRMKEIDLSGRVLVDEQGSALDVSVVDLGLLFGYDLPDDKFRQPYMCRRVKLTFQAKNIPALGLRTYAWVRRSEELLPSANDSLLTGDRIMENAAMKVEIANDGSFSLTDKSTGRIYRDLGVYENTGDIGNEYMYKQPEGEEALTTKGLQAKIIVLENKSYRASVEITHDWEIPVSADEKLDEEQRALVYYPERKAQRSFETVILKLRTVVSLEREGKGVHIETNIDNRAKDHRVRALFPTDLDTSEHHVDSMFEIPVRDNEPAPEWDNPSNTQHQQAFVDVSDGTAGLTVANLGLNEYEVLRDGRNTIAITLLRSVGELGDWGLFPTPEAQCLGEHTMRMELIPHQGDGMTSGAYTEAYQFQIPWTVCQTEVHAGSVTPTYTPCKWESKELAFSSMKMNEETGDLLFRWYNTSNETAELNFRSEIPHQHFYKTTILEERENPLSGNTAEGLCLLTGPCEIVTIGIQR; from the coding sequence ATGACTAACAAAAGAACAGCGCACATCATTTCCCACACGCACTGGGACCGGGAATGGTATTTACCTTATGAGAAGCATCATGTCCGTCTAGTCCAGTTGGTGGATGCATTACTGGACAAATTGGATGGAGATTCGGAATTCAAGAGTTTCTATCTTGATGGACAGACGATCATTCTAGAGGATTACCTCCAAGTACGACCGGAGAACAAGGAACGGTTGGAGAAATATATTACCGAGGGACGGCTACTGATCGGCCCATGGTACATTTTGCAGGATGCATTCCTGACGAGTGGAGAAGCGAACGTTCGGAATATGCAAATTGGTCACCAAGACGCAAAACGGTACGGAGAGATTTCTAAGATTGGCTATTTCCCTGATACCTTCGGTCTGGTAGGTCAGACCCCGCAGCTAATGCTGCAATCGGGCATCACTAATGCGTTCTTCGGACGCGGAGTGAAACCGACCGGGTTCAACAATATGGTATCAGACAGTGGCTATGAGTCGTCCTTCTCCGAACTGATCTGGGAAGGGCCTGATGGCTCCAAAGTGCTCGGTATTCTGTTTGCGAACTGGTATTCGAACGGTAACGAGGTGCCTGTGGATGAAGCGGAAGCAAGACAATTCTGGGAACGGAAGCTGGCGGATGCAGAGAAATACGCATCTACGGGTGAGCTGTTGTTCATGAACGGCTGTGACCACCAGCCCGTGCAACTCGATTTGCCGGAGGCGATCGAAACTGCGCGTAAGCTGTACCCGGATATTGAGTTCATTCATTCGAATTTCCCTGATTACTTGAAGGCCACGGAGGATGCGATGGATCGTGGTAATCTGTCATCTGTCAAGGGTGAACTGCGTAGCCAACGGACCGACGGATGGGGGACGCTCGTTAACACCGCTTCGGCGCGTGTCTATTTGAAGCAGATGAACCAGGAAGGCCAAGCCTTGCTCGAGAAGGTAGCCGAACCGCTGGCGTCATTTGCCCATTTATTAGGACAAGACTATCCACATCATCTGTTTACTTACGCGTGGAAGACGCTGATGCAGAACCATCCGCACGATAGTATCTGCGGATGTAGCGTTGATGAAGTGCACCGTGAAATGGTAACGCGCTTTGCGAAGAGTCGCCATGTGGCAGAGACGATTGTTGACGATAGTAAACGTGTCATTGCGGAAGCAGTAGATACATCGGCTTTCACAGCTTTTGGTGAAGACGTACTTCCGCTAGTGGTAATGAATACGACAGGCTGGGACCGTAGTGGTACAGTCACCGTGGAGCTGGACGCGGCACGTCTTTATTTGCGGGAAGGCTACACGCTGGAGGAGACGGCACGCCGTATGAAAGAGATTGATCTGTCTGGCCGCGTACTGGTAGATGAGCAAGGGAGTGCGCTCGATGTCTCCGTAGTGGATCTGGGATTATTGTTCGGTTATGATCTGCCGGACGACAAGTTCCGCCAGCCGTACATGTGCCGCCGGGTGAAGCTGACGTTCCAAGCTAAGAATATACCGGCGCTTGGTCTGCGTACCTATGCTTGGGTGCGTCGTTCCGAGGAGTTATTACCGTCAGCAAACGATTCTTTACTGACAGGTGACCGTATCATGGAGAACGCTGCAATGAAGGTCGAGATTGCGAATGACGGTTCGTTCTCTTTGACTGATAAGTCGACTGGCCGTATTTACCGCGATCTGGGCGTATATGAGAATACCGGGGATATCGGGAACGAGTACATGTACAAGCAGCCAGAAGGTGAAGAGGCGCTGACAACGAAGGGACTTCAAGCCAAGATCATCGTGTTAGAGAACAAGTCTTATCGTGCTTCAGTCGAGATAACGCATGATTGGGAGATCCCTGTCTCCGCGGATGAGAAGCTGGACGAAGAGCAGCGGGCACTAGTGTACTATCCAGAACGTAAGGCGCAGCGAAGCTTTGAGACGGTAATCTTGAAACTGCGTACAGTCGTTTCCTTGGAACGTGAAGGCAAAGGGGTACACATCGAGACGAATATCGATAACCGAGCCAAAGATCACCGTGTACGGGCGCTGTTCCCGACTGATCTGGACACATCTGAACACCACGTAGATTCGATGTTCGAAATTCCGGTACGCGATAACGAACCGGCACCAGAGTGGGACAACCCGAGCAATACGCAGCACCAGCAGGCATTCGTCGATGTTAGTGACGGTACAGCGGGGCTGACGGTAGCGAATCTCGGTTTGAATGAATACGAAGTGCTGCGGGATGGACGTAATACGATCGCAATCACACTGTTACGCAGTGTGGGTGAGCTCGGTGACTGGGGCTTGTTCCCGACGCCGGAGGCACAATGTCTTGGTGAGCACACCATGCGGATGGAGTTGATTCCCCATCAGGGAGACGGTATGACATCCGGTGCTTATACGGAAGCTTACCAGTTCCAAATTCCATGGACGGTATGCCAAACGGAGGTTCACGCAGGGTCGGTCACACCGACCTATACACCGTGTAAATGGGAGAGCAAGGAATTGGCCTTCTCGTCGATGAAGATGAATGAGGAGACAGGCGATTTGCTGTTCCGTTGGTACAATACGAGTAACGAGACTGCGGAATTGAACTTTAGATCGGAAATTCCACATCAGCATTTCTATAAGACGACAATTTTAGAAGAGCGGGAGAATCCGCTCTCCGGTAATACCGCAGAAGGACTATGTTTATTAACAGGGCCTTGTGAAATTGTGACAATAGGTATTCAGCGTTAA
- a CDS encoding glycoside hydrolase family 130 protein, whose protein sequence is MSKIIGEKLSNIPWQEKPANINAPIWRYSANPIINRDAIPNSNSVFNSAVVPFENGFAGVFRCDSKSVSMDIFAGFSDDGVNWKINHEPIVFEGEEEVIKREYRYDPRVIKIGDRFYITWCNGYHGPTIGIAYTTDFKTFHQLENAFLPYNRNGVLFPRKINDYYAMVSRPSDTGHTPFGDIFYSVSPDLTFWGKHRYVMGTVDGDTSAWQSKKIGPGPVPIETDKGWLLIYHGVINTCNGFVYRMGVALLDINEPWKVIARSRNYIMGPETLYECVGDVPNVTFPCAALTDAETGRIAVYYGCADTVTGLAFTTVDELLDYMEKYPLEVEA, encoded by the coding sequence ATGAGCAAAATTATCGGAGAAAAATTGTCAAACATCCCTTGGCAGGAGAAGCCTGCCAACATCAACGCGCCGATCTGGCGGTATAGCGCCAATCCGATTATCAATCGGGACGCTATTCCTAATTCCAACAGTGTATTCAACTCGGCTGTGGTTCCTTTTGAAAATGGATTTGCCGGAGTATTCCGCTGCGACTCCAAATCTGTCAGCATGGACATTTTCGCTGGTTTCAGCGACGATGGCGTGAACTGGAAAATCAATCACGAACCTATCGTGTTTGAGGGAGAAGAAGAAGTAATTAAGCGCGAATACCGTTATGATCCACGGGTCATCAAAATTGGAGACCGCTTCTATATTACGTGGTGCAATGGCTATCATGGCCCTACCATCGGGATCGCCTATACAACCGACTTCAAAACTTTCCACCAATTGGAGAACGCCTTTTTGCCTTATAACCGCAATGGTGTGCTGTTTCCGCGTAAAATCAATGATTATTATGCTATGGTCAGCCGCCCAAGCGATACGGGCCATACTCCTTTCGGGGATATCTTCTACAGTGTAAGTCCTGATCTTACCTTCTGGGGTAAACACCGTTATGTGATGGGTACAGTAGATGGAGATACCTCCGCTTGGCAGTCCAAGAAAATCGGACCAGGTCCGGTTCCGATTGAAACGGACAAGGGTTGGTTGCTGATTTATCATGGGGTAATCAATACCTGCAACGGGTTTGTATACCGTATGGGTGTCGCTCTCTTGGATATTAATGAGCCGTGGAAAGTTATAGCTCGGTCACGTAACTATATTATGGGACCAGAAACCTTGTACGAATGCGTTGGAGATGTTCCGAATGTGACCTTCCCTTGCGCGGCTTTGACGGATGCCGAAACCGGACGGATTGCCGTTTACTATGGCTGTGCGGATACGGTAACGGGACTGGCATTTACGACCGTGGATGAGTTGCTCGATTACATGGAGAAGTATCCTTTGGAAGTAGAGGCTTAA
- the addB gene encoding helicase-exonuclease AddAB subunit AddB, with protein sequence MSVHFLIGRSGSGKTTTILQDISARLREQPQGKPMILLVPEQGSYQAEHSLVTSGTIKGSVRAQVLSFQRLAYRVMQETGGSARVGISEEGKKMLLYKIIQRRKEELRLFGASGDQMGFVGRLGQLYTEMKRYCIDASQVEGQLASMRATGGGTPILRDKLGDILTLYQDFEQELSPLYIDNEDTLVALSEAVSQSSYIKDADIWIDGFHGFTPQEFVVIQQLMKCASSVTIALTLDRPYSLGMLPHELDLFHPTATTYVKMKGMASELSVDSFDTLLNSDPLPRFAESPELAHLERGFDRRIPWQGQEQHKDGSCSGISLHVAVNRRTEVEGALREMIRLARDEGVRYRDMAIFVRQLGDYEPIIGSIFRDYGVPFFLDQKRSELHHPLVEFIRSSLDIVQRRWRYEDVFRCIKTDLLLPLDGSLDRMDMDRLENYVMASGIQGYRWGDAYPWKRVPSLSLEEGDPDREKSGEQLLELMERCRGAVTRPLFSFEERLKGGASARDFCTAVYGLLEEAEVPQKLDILQHESLQNGFPELAKEHRQLWGAILDLLDQIVEMMGDEKIELELFIGILETGLTELKLALVPPSLDQVLIGNMDRTRASGVKYTFLLGFNEGVVPAAYQEDGVLTEQERSVLIDSGMELAPSISRKLLDERFLIYNALTSASRHVWISYAAADEDGKALLASEVIRHVRKMFENLEELPLLGQPLLGQAQQQQQAFVTSPQQTLSHFIVQLRQWKQGTEISAFWWDVYNWYLAREEWQGPLAMLLRSLFYRNDTKTLHVDTSRRLYGAKVRTSVSRMEKFTACPFSHFASHGLKLKERQVYRLKAPDIGQLFHAALSDMATRLQTRNISWGSLTPEECRQEAGIAVDRLAPLLQGEILLSTKRYGYISRKLKNIVGRASVILGEHARRGSFEPVGLELDFGPGKTLPPLTFPLRNGSVMEVIGRIDRVDMAQGEQGMLLRVIDYKSSQNDLRLHEVYYGLSLQLLTYLDVLLTYAEEWLGKAAIPAGTLYFHVHDPILQSANGMSHEQAADELLKRFKMKGLLLSDRDAIAKMDSTLDKGHSAILPVAVKSDGSFYSSAAVATPEQWDTLLSSVRSNIVDIGTRITEGDVTIEPYRIQHETACTYCSFKPVCQFDEAIEGSEYHVLGKPDKAQVWNLLSQTQGGDTPCTK encoded by the coding sequence ATGTCGGTTCATTTTCTTATCGGACGCTCGGGAAGCGGTAAGACGACAACTATATTGCAGGACATCTCAGCACGACTTCGGGAGCAACCACAAGGCAAGCCTATGATTCTACTTGTACCGGAGCAAGGCTCCTATCAAGCTGAGCACAGCCTTGTAACCTCTGGAACGATCAAAGGGAGCGTACGTGCTCAAGTGCTTAGTTTTCAGCGTCTAGCCTATCGAGTGATGCAGGAGACGGGCGGATCAGCTCGAGTAGGGATTAGCGAAGAAGGTAAAAAAATGCTTCTTTACAAAATCATCCAACGACGTAAAGAAGAACTGAGATTATTCGGAGCATCAGGAGATCAAATGGGATTCGTAGGCAGACTGGGACAACTCTATACAGAGATGAAGAGATACTGCATTGATGCTTCTCAAGTGGAAGGACAGCTCGCTAGTATGAGGGCAACAGGTGGAGGAACGCCAATTCTACGAGATAAGTTGGGTGACATTCTAACGTTGTATCAAGATTTTGAGCAGGAGTTGTCTCCCCTTTATATCGATAATGAAGATACGCTAGTAGCTCTCTCTGAAGCTGTTTCTCAATCTAGTTATATCAAAGATGCAGATATATGGATTGATGGATTTCATGGCTTTACTCCCCAAGAATTTGTTGTTATACAGCAGCTAATGAAATGTGCTTCTTCTGTAACGATCGCACTTACATTGGATAGACCCTATAGTTTGGGAATGCTCCCTCATGAGCTTGATCTCTTTCATCCGACAGCTACAACGTACGTGAAGATGAAGGGAATGGCATCCGAGTTAAGCGTGGATTCTTTTGATACCCTATTAAATTCAGACCCTCTTCCAAGGTTCGCAGAGAGTCCTGAACTAGCACATCTTGAACGTGGCTTTGACCGTCGAATTCCTTGGCAAGGCCAAGAACAGCACAAGGATGGGAGTTGTTCTGGAATATCATTGCATGTCGCTGTGAATCGCCGGACAGAGGTAGAAGGGGCACTGCGTGAAATGATACGTTTGGCACGAGATGAGGGTGTGAGATATCGGGACATGGCGATATTCGTTCGCCAATTAGGAGATTATGAGCCTATTATTGGATCTATTTTTCGTGATTATGGCGTTCCTTTCTTTCTTGACCAGAAGAGAAGTGAACTACACCATCCGTTGGTAGAGTTCATCAGATCCTCGTTAGATATTGTGCAGCGGCGCTGGCGATACGAGGATGTATTTCGCTGTATTAAGACAGATCTGTTGCTTCCACTGGACGGTTCACTAGATCGGATGGATATGGATCGGTTAGAAAATTATGTGATGGCAAGTGGAATTCAGGGCTATCGCTGGGGGGATGCCTACCCTTGGAAGCGAGTGCCTAGTCTTTCTCTTGAAGAAGGTGACCCTGATCGAGAGAAGAGTGGGGAGCAACTGCTTGAATTAATGGAACGATGCCGTGGCGCGGTAACGAGACCGTTGTTTTCTTTTGAAGAAAGACTTAAGGGGGGCGCATCGGCTCGTGATTTCTGTACTGCAGTCTATGGTCTCTTGGAAGAGGCTGAAGTTCCGCAAAAGTTGGATATTCTTCAGCATGAATCTTTGCAGAATGGATTTCCAGAATTGGCTAAGGAGCATCGTCAATTATGGGGAGCTATCCTCGATTTGCTGGATCAGATTGTAGAGATGATGGGTGACGAGAAGATTGAGCTTGAATTGTTTATTGGTATTCTAGAAACGGGCCTAACCGAGTTAAAGTTGGCTCTAGTTCCACCTTCTCTTGATCAAGTCTTGATCGGGAATATGGATCGGACACGGGCGAGTGGCGTGAAATATACGTTTTTATTAGGCTTCAATGAAGGTGTTGTGCCTGCGGCATATCAAGAAGATGGTGTACTTACGGAACAAGAGCGAAGTGTATTGATTGATTCAGGTATGGAGCTTGCACCTAGCATTTCGCGTAAGTTACTCGATGAAAGATTCCTTATCTATAATGCGCTCACCTCTGCAAGTCGTCATGTGTGGATAAGTTATGCTGCGGCTGATGAAGATGGTAAAGCTCTACTGGCGTCGGAAGTCATTAGACATGTGAGGAAAATGTTTGAGAATCTAGAGGAGCTTCCCTTATTAGGGCAACCGCTGCTTGGGCAGGCTCAGCAGCAACAGCAAGCTTTTGTAACGAGCCCTCAGCAGACACTAAGTCACTTCATTGTCCAGCTTAGACAATGGAAGCAGGGAACGGAGATTTCTGCATTCTGGTGGGATGTTTATAACTGGTATTTAGCGCGTGAAGAATGGCAGGGCCCTCTAGCGATGCTGTTACGTTCGCTATTTTATCGAAATGATACTAAAACGTTGCATGTCGATACTAGCCGTAGATTATATGGGGCTAAGGTAAGAACTAGCGTATCTCGGATGGAAAAATTCACAGCATGTCCATTCTCGCACTTTGCTTCGCATGGATTGAAGCTAAAGGAGCGGCAGGTCTATCGACTCAAAGCACCAGATATCGGTCAATTGTTCCATGCTGCTCTAAGCGATATGGCTACGCGCTTACAGACCCGTAACATAAGCTGGGGAAGTTTAACACCAGAAGAATGCCGTCAGGAAGCAGGAATTGCTGTAGATCGCTTAGCGCCACTCTTACAGGGTGAAATACTGCTTAGTACCAAACGTTATGGCTATATTTCTCGTAAATTAAAAAATATCGTAGGTAGAGCCTCCGTCATATTAGGGGAACATGCTCGGCGGGGAAGTTTTGAGCCTGTCGGACTTGAACTTGATTTCGGCCCCGGTAAGACGCTACCTCCGTTAACCTTTCCATTACGGAATGGTTCTGTTATGGAAGTCATTGGACGGATCGACCGTGTGGATATGGCGCAGGGAGAGCAAGGGATGTTGCTAAGGGTCATCGATTATAAATCAAGTCAGAATGATCTACGACTGCATGAGGTCTACTATGGGCTATCCCTTCAATTGTTGACGTATCTTGATGTCCTTCTAACCTATGCGGAGGAATGGCTTGGTAAGGCTGCTATTCCTGCGGGAACACTTTATTTCCACGTACATGATCCAATTCTACAGTCTGCAAATGGCATGAGTCATGAGCAAGCAGCAGATGAACTGCTCAAACGTTTCAAAATGAAAGGTTTACTTTTGTCTGATCGAGATGCCATTGCTAAGATGGATTCGACTCTCGATAAGGGTCACTCTGCGATTCTGCCTGTGGCAGTTAAGTCAGATGGAAGCTTCTATAGCAGTGCCGCTGTAGCAACCCCAGAGCAGTGGGATACGCTACTATCTTCGGTTCGCAGTAATATTGTGGATATTGGGACAAGAATTACTGAAGGAGACGTCACAATTGAGCCTTACCGAATTCAGCATGAGACGGCTTGTACCTACTGTTCCTTTAAGCCTGTATGCCAATTTGACGAAGCTATTGAAGGTAGCGAATATCATGTACTGGGTAAACCAGACAAAGCGCAGGTATGGAATTTGTTGTCACAGACCCAAGGAGGAGATACACCGTGCACGAAATAG
- a CDS encoding ParB N-terminal domain-containing protein — MSIIDIRTITIDKINAATYNPRVDLQPGDPEYEKLKRSIEQFGYIDPIIWNERTGNMVGGHQRYKIMVNELGLTELDVSVPDNR, encoded by the coding sequence GTGTCTATTATCGACATCAGGACTATTACTATCGATAAGATTAATGCAGCTACTTATAACCCTCGTGTCGACCTTCAGCCTGGTGATCCTGAGTATGAGAAATTAAAGCGATCCATTGAACAATTCGGTTATATCGATCCGATCATTTGGAATGAACGTACTGGCAATATGGTTGGTGGCCATCAACGTTATAAGATCATGGTAAACGAGCTGGGTCTTACTGAGCTTGACGTATCCGTCCCCGACAACAGATAA
- a CDS encoding carboxymuconolactone decarboxylase family protein has protein sequence MSQRIPYYDVAPDGMKIMMDMEKYTKKSTINRATRELIKIRVSQINGCAFCIDMHTSDARNMGETEQRIYCLNAWNECTFYTPEEKVALELSEHITLIPTKRVPEDLYKRVREQYDEKQYVDLVLIINQINSWNRISISMGNTATEK, from the coding sequence ATGAGTCAAAGAATTCCCTACTATGATGTTGCACCTGATGGTATGAAAATTATGATGGATATGGAGAAGTACACCAAAAAGTCTACAATTAATCGAGCTACAAGAGAACTTATCAAAATTAGAGTCTCTCAAATTAACGGTTGTGCCTTCTGCATAGATATGCATACATCCGATGCTCGTAACATGGGTGAAACCGAACAACGAATTTATTGTTTAAATGCTTGGAATGAATGTACTTTTTATACACCTGAAGAGAAGGTTGCTCTCGAACTATCTGAGCATATTACTCTAATCCCTACCAAAAGAGTTCCTGAAGACCTATATAAGCGAGTACGTGAACAATATGACGAGAAACAATATGTTGACCTTGTTCTAATCATCAATCAAATCAACAGTTGGAATAGAATTTCTATTTCAATGGGTAATACAGCAACTGAAAAATAA